The Natrinema saccharevitans genome includes the window GAGTGGAAATACGCGAGCGAAGAAGCTGACGACAACGAAGAGGACGAACAGGCAACTGACTCCTTCGACCTCGAAGAAGTCGAGTTCGACCTCGACGACAGCAACGAGGAGCTGCCCGCCTCCGCGACGGCGACCGTGACGGGCGACACCAACCTCGCACCGCACACGGAAGTCAGCGATCGTCTGCGCTCACCCGGTAACTTCACGCAGTCCGAAAACACGTACGTTACCGAGGACGGTACCTTCGAGATCGGTCACGATCTCAGCGAGTACTCGGCCGATATCAACTATGACCTTGATGTTGAGTCGGACTCCGGGACCTCTGCTAGTGCCAGTCTCGAGGGAACCACCATCGCTGGTGAGGAACTCCAGTCCGTCGACTACGACGTCTCCACTAGCCCGTCCGAGCCCGTCGTGGGCGACGACGTGACCGGTACGGTCGAGGCCTCCAACCCCAACGCGGACGCCGAGGTCTCCGAGGACGTCACCTTCACCTTCGACGGTGAAGAACTCGTTAACGACACCGTCACCATCGAAGGCGACTCCTCGACCACGATCGTCGACGGCGCGACCCTCCTCGAGAACGCCTCCGCTGGCGACTACGAGTGGGAACTGACCGCTGACGGCGAAGTCGTCGAAGACGGCACGCTGACCGTCGAGGACCCCGACAAGGGCGACGGTTCCGACGGTGACGACGGCTCCGACGGTGACGACGGCTCCGACGGTGACGACGGCTCCGACGGTGACGACGGCTCCGACGGTGACGACGGCTCCGACGGTGACGACGGATCTGACGGTGACGACGGCGGAGACGGCACGCCCGGCTTCGGTGTCGGCGTCGCTCTCGTCGCACTCCTCGGCGCGGCCATGCTGGCCCTGCGCCGCCAGAACTAAGCCGTAGAACCACCGGCTCACGCCGGCCTCAATTTCCGCGGTTTTCTTTTATCGAACGCTACACCGACCAGCGACGGGTATTGCGCGCTCGAGTCGGACGGCCGTTCGCCGGTACCGATCGAACGACGACGCCGACCGCTCGACATCGAGACAGCGCCACACGCATGCTGGTCTCAGCGGCGGCAGTGAGCCGATCGGCCGGCGCTTCGTCTCGGCTCGAGGGACGACGCTCATCGTGTCTTCACTGCCGCCGGGAGTAGCTGCGTCGGCGCTCACGACAGCGCTGGACATCGCTGACCGGCGGTCAGCAGCGCAGCGCAAACGTGAGAGACGACTGCAAACGGTCGATGGCCGGTGATCAGAGTGGAATCGAACGCGTCGTCAAAAGAGCGACCGGGCTCGATCGACCGCAACCGTCGCGGGACCGATACGACGCGCGAGTTCAGTCGTCGGCCGCGGCGGGTTCGGCTTCTTCGGCCGTCGACTCGGCGCGCTCGAGATCCTCTAGATACTCGTCGGCGTCCAAGGCGGCTTTCGAGCCCATACCGGCCGCGGTGACGGCCTGCTGGTAGTGGTAGTCGACGACGTCGCCAGCGCCGAACATTCCGGGGACGTCGGTTTCGGTCTGGCCGCCGCCGTCGCCGCCTTTCGTTTTCAGGTAGCCGTCGGCGTCGGTCTCGACGCCGGTGTCCGCGAGGTAGTCGGTGTTTGGGGTGTGGCCGATCGCGAAGAAGACCGCGCCGACGTCGAAGTCGAACTCCTCGGTTTCGGGGTCCTCGAGGCGGTCGGTGGGGTGTCCCTGCTCGTTTTCGACGAGAGTAACGTGGTCGACGCCCTCCTCCTGAGAGCCGTAGATCTCGATCAGTTCGGTGTTTTTCATGATCTCGATCTCGCCCTCGTCGACTTTCTCCTGGACGCGATCGACCCAGTAGTCTTCCGCGCGGAACTCCTCGCGGCGGTGGGCGATGTAGACGGTGTCGGCGAACTTCGTGAGGAAGGTCGCTTCCTCCATGGCGGCGTCGCCGCCGCCGACGACGAGCATGTCCTCGCCGCGGAAGAACGCGCCGTCACAGGTCGCACACGTCGAGAGTCCGTAGCCCATGAGTTCGTCCTCGCCGGGGATGCCGAGCGTGCGGGCGCTGGCACCCGAGGCTGCGATGACGGCGTCGGCGGTGTATACGTCGCCGTTTTTCATCTCGACGCGGAAGGGGCGGCTCGAGTCGTCGACCGACTCGATGATGCCGTTTTGTAGCTCCGCGCCGAACTGTGTGGCCTGCTCTTTCATGTTGTTGACCAGTTCGGGGCCCCCGATGCCGTCGGGGAAGCCGGGGTAGTTGGCGACGTCGGTGGTCAAAGTGAGCTGCCCGCCGGGCTCGTCGCCCTCGATGACCAGCGGCTCGTTGTTCGAGCGGCCGGCGTAGATGGCGGCGGTGAGGCCGGCGATCCCGGTGCCGGCGATGATCAGTTTGCGGTGTTCGACGATCTCGTCGCCGCTCTCTTCGGTGACGCCCAGTTTCTCGTCGAGTTCGCCGGTCTCGTTCAGTGCGGCGGTGTCGTCCCAGCCACCGATGAGTTCGTCGTCGATGAACACCTCGGGAGCGGTCTGGCGGCCGTCCGCACGCTCGACCATCTCCTCGAAGCGGCCCTCGTCGTCGGTGACGTTGTACGTCTCGTACTCGATGCCCTTGCTGTCGAAGAGGTCTTTTGCCTTCTCACAAGACGGACAATCGGCCTTCGTATAAATCTCGACGCGTGGCTGGTCGCTCATGCGTTCCGGTTGGGGCAGAACGCCTAAACCGCTTGCGTTCTCAGCAATCGCTCCCGCTTGCTACGACGGCCCTGAGCGCGTTCAGGGCCCCGCTCGAGTGATTTCCGGGACGTGACTCATACGGAGAGCTCGCGGGAGACAGTGGTCGGAACCCCCGCCGACGCGTCGACCGTTCGTCGTTCGGAAG containing:
- a CDS encoding FAD-dependent oxidoreductase; translated protein: MSDQPRVEIYTKADCPSCEKAKDLFDSKGIEYETYNVTDDEGRFEEMVERADGRQTAPEVFIDDELIGGWDDTAALNETGELDEKLGVTEESGDEIVEHRKLIIAGTGIAGLTAAIYAGRSNNEPLVIEGDEPGGQLTLTTDVANYPGFPDGIGGPELVNNMKEQATQFGAELQNGIIESVDDSSRPFRVEMKNGDVYTADAVIAASGASARTLGIPGEDELMGYGLSTCATCDGAFFRGEDMLVVGGGDAAMEEATFLTKFADTVYIAHRREEFRAEDYWVDRVQEKVDEGEIEIMKNTELIEIYGSQEEGVDHVTLVENEQGHPTDRLEDPETEEFDFDVGAVFFAIGHTPNTDYLADTGVETDADGYLKTKGGDGGGQTETDVPGMFGAGDVVDYHYQQAVTAAGMGSKAALDADEYLEDLERAESTAEEAEPAAADD